The genomic DNA TTATCCTGCTGCCATTGCTGACAATAGCACCATTAGTCATCAGCAGCAATGAGAGTGGAGCTTCGGCAGCAGCTATTACACACAGGCAACTGCCTAATATCGCTTCTCCTtaatgcacacagacagacacacacagagcacgGGGCAAAAGCTAAATAACAGCTGACGTACACCCACAATAACCCTTTAGATATAGAAGTGTAGTGACTGTTCAGGAGGGTCTAAATTCAGTCTACACTTGTGCCTTTTCACATCtctaaatcaataaaaaaaaagaccacagATTCACTGTTTCATATacaatttatttcatttgataaAGCCATACACTTAGTGTGAGACCAAACATTCTAGaagaaatgtacattttccctcctttttttctttttttaaccatgaTCTCTTCTTTACAAAACATCAAATCAAAGTTACTcgttggaagaagaaaaaaaaaaaaagcagtccTACTGATCACTCCTCCATCCACTAAAGCACCCTCCCAGTCTGCAGGGACTGCCAACAATAACAGGAGCGTTGTAGTTCCTCTGATGGATAATACAGCAGGGCCTTGAGACAGACTATATTTTGAGGCAGTATGGGCAGCCAATTTCCGTGTTTCACTAACATTTCCCTCTTCTCGCCCTCACTGCTCAAGGCTTTTTTATCCAGTATGTTATCCACATTTACTTTGTCCCATTTGATCCCTTCAGAGTGAAGTATTCACACAAGCCTCTAAGCAAAAGAGATTATCATCGAGTTACAAAATTGGCAGAAGTAAAATGGCCTCTTAAATCCTTTCAGAGCAAGTCCCAAACTGCACAAAATGAATGCCCCGTTCAAGCTCTTTAAAACACAGCAACACTCATGTTTAAGACAGTAGTTTAAGAAGCACTGCTTAAGTACTAAGATACAAAAGGGAAAACCCTTTTCTGAGCAGCTATAAAGAGAATATGTCATTCATCTGTCTGTACAGCACTTCTGGAGAGCAGTaaagcaacagaaaacaaagatcTAAATAATAGGACTTCTAAAGGAAACAGATTCAGAACAGAatggaatttattttattaaatcaaccaaacaaataaattacaCAAACCTAGTAACACTGTCTTTGTGTATGGATGGTTGATAAAGTTTAAAGGAAATTACTGAACATGCACTCACTTTATTTCATATTATATAGTCATATATACAGAGTGGATTAGAGGCTTGTAGTGGAGAGGATTGAGGCTTTTTCAATGATCAATGAGAATTGGGCCAGATATGAATACAGCACTGctctttccaaaaagtttcttgCACCAAGTTCACATTTCTTCCATTGATTTCTAGTGGATTCAGAGGCACAAAACGTCATATTTGTTAATTTAGTGGCACAGACTTTGATCTATTTATGGCTTTCCAAACAGATGGAACCCACATGGAACAACAGGATTGATCAACATGATTGATTTCTCTCAGCCTAAATAGCCACGGATGGATCAAACCTGCAGCACAAGAAGCAAACAAAAATCATGTTTTCTGTTGAGCTGCAAATTTATAAGCTCAAAAGTGCTGTGGGGAAAATAAAGCCTGTGATGTACTGTGTTTGAAAAGCGCACAAATGAGGAAGAAATCCCACATTGCCACTGTATTTACTCCAACTCAACTAAATTGAGGCTGTATCTGTCCTTGATGAGCACTGCTGCTCTGAGACCTCgagtttctgctgaaaaaaGCATGTTTCTTCCCCCCTGCGAGTAAACACAGAATAAAttgcattttacaaattttGCACCATATTCATGTCCATTATTTGAACACACAAAAAGATGCAATGAAGCTAGTGCTATACATAAAAAGCTAAGGAATCAGACTCGACAAGATTTCCAGGTAAGAATTACAGACGGTTTAGTTCCATTCAGTGCACACTCAGAATAAAAGGAACATTTTCCTTTACTGGGCACAGACCCAGTTATAGCCAGACCAAGGTGtatcatttactttttttctgaggGTGTATTAAATGAGAGAGTAAGGCAGTGGAAGAAGTATGAGCCTGAAAGCAGGGTTGTGTCATTTACAGTATCTAAAGTACAAGAGTGGAACAGAGCATGGTAATAGTAAGAcaagtctttcttttttgttggtgCTGTGACCAGAAACAGTGGAGCTGCTTAGATCTACACATCAGCTCCCTTTGCAGAAAGTCATGAAGCCAGGCTTTACAGACAGTGAGCAGTCCAACCCAGACCCATGCACAACAAGAAAAAGCTACATTCCCCAGCACAGTTTACAGCACTGTGCTCTAAacaagacatactgtacatttctagGGATTCTAGATTTGTGCACACGCTTGTACTGTGTGGGAAGAATAGCTTTTTATGCTGTAACACACATCATGTTATGCAATCCTTGTGTAATCTATCACTCAGGTGTAATAAGCCAACATCTACAGTGCACAGCTTGGCTCGTTGGTGCAGTCATTGTGGCTATGGTTACTGTCTACGTCCCTCTTCTTCAGGTCTCTGCCTGCCTTGTGCTGCTGACTGCTGCCGCTGTGGCTGTGGCCGTGATGGGCTGGCGATGAAGGCCGTTTGTCGTGCTCCTGGGGGTGCCCGGGATTCTGGTGATGGCCATGAGCGTGCACTTTGGCACCACCGTGAGACTCCAGGTCGGCCCCGTTGACAAACGCCACTCCTCCTTTGGTATCGTCCAGGGCCTCGAAATTCTCGTTGTGGTTACTGTCGATGATGTTGCTCTCTGGCACCACCTGCAGGTAGGCTCTGACCCGGTGGTGGCGGGCCCCTGCGACATCGCTGAAGTCGATGACACGGCACTCGTATGTGCCCTCATCAGACGGCTTGACCCGGGAGAGGCGGAGTTTATGGGAGATGTTGCTTCCTACAACCTTCACAACCTGACAAAGATGGACGAAATTAAAAGAGGAAAGCAAGAACATATGATGAGTCTGAAAAATAAGTCACAGCCTACTTAATACAGACATGAGTAACTTTTGTAGTAGAAACTCACAGTAAGTCGTATACAGTTGGGTTGCATATGAAGTACTCTGGGGGCATTCTGTTAGTTATTTAGGGGTAGAATGGTTCTagagaaagctgcaagcagcaaacccacaggccaagcaatcggcccgtttccaaacaggcacattttgacTAGCCTGTTTAAATAGGCTACATAGAAAAAGTGTCTATTAATTAGACtttgctgtgtttaaaaaagaaaaaaaggaatagtACATGTAGGCAGACAATTACATAAAGTGACAAAGAGATACAAAGACAAAATTTGAGAGCTTGATGCTGAAATCACTTCTATTTTTTATGCCCTGGATACACTCTACAGCCGCACCTACTCCCAGCCAatcactcccacacacactaaGACAAAGGTGCTGCTCAACAAATTCTATTTGTGGCCCTAGAATTATGAAGAGACTACATCATGGGAATAAAGGCTTTACAAATTTAGAGAGAAGTGCTGTTGAGATGATGAGAGACTAAAGACATTGTGACACACCGAGATTTATGTGACTTTGTTTATCACTCACCTTCCTCCCTGTGAGCAGTGAgcagtatatgtacagtatgtgtgccaGTCCTTGCATATGCATGTGTGACTGTATGTAAACGCTGTTTTGTAGCACTATTCATTCAATTATCAGTTTGTGTCTGCATGTTTTTGCTCTGCTATATGAATGTGGGCCAACATTCATTATATACAGAAAGCTCCTAATGATTTTCCAGCTGTACAGCCTGAAGTGTTCGGctccacgcacgcacgcacgcacgcacgcacgccacaGCTGGTGTTTTCATTATAGCCAATCAGCAACAGCTTGCCTCTTGGGAGGAAGTagaaattcatgtttttttactttcatttctttttttctttttcctttacatgccattttatttatttatttgttgctcattgttgtatttttaatgCCGGTGGAGCGATACTGAGCGAGAGGAAAATGTTGGTTAGTTCCATACTTCTGCTCATATCTGCAGGcaattttaagaaaaaagtcaaaatcttGAGTCACATGCTCGGCTCCTTAGTATGAGGCCCTCTGTGGTTGTTGTGGGAAAACTGTTGGCCTGAGTGAGTACCTTAAAGTCTCTATAGATACCagaggagaaaggaaaaagggttagggttgtgCTGACTTCCCAGCCTGTCCTCTGCTACACCAAATCCAAATAATAAACAGTGAAGTCATAAAGATGCAGGAGCCTTTATGGGAATTTGAAGATTATGCATCGCAAGCCATGCACACCATGCACACCATGCCGCCTGCTCTTTGGCCAACACTGGGATTCTACAAACCCATGGCGGATAAAGTGAACATGTTGACGTGTCGTCTGGGGTGTTTACTGCACTAAAGAGCTGCAACGAGTGAAACTCAGTTTCTTGTGTGTAATAAAGCACAAGCACAACATCTGCGGATCATCCGAAGCAAGACGTTTTAATGTAATCATGAGGGTGCCTCATTTCATCATGTAACATCAAGGCAAACAGAAGGCTTTTTTCAGTTAATGACACCAGAAAAAGTTTAACTCACACTTATCTTTGTAGCATCCTTTGGCATCTCCTTCTCAGGAGACAgctagaaaaaaacaaaatatacacaattAGATTTGGGGATATAAACATAAAATGGGAATATATGAGTGTTCTGTTAACTAATAGATACATCCTCATTAATCCATGCAGGTAATATATGTCACAAGATAACATTGTGCTTGATTAACTGACCTGTGATTGTCCCAAGTTTAATTTTTAAGTGTCATGTATTTCTCAGgattgttgtttatgttttctaTTAAAGCTAGGAATGATGTCCAAAACTATATTTGTAAATATCCTTTAAGTTAAAGCCTGAAATGGAGGCTGGTGGTGGATAGAGAGTTTATTTACAGCTGTTGcataatagtaaataataataatagtaccGTAATAATTATTTCCCATCTGAAGGCAGTCAGAGATCCTGTTATAAACCTACTTCATTGGTTGTCCagggctgtctgtctgtccagtCCACGTGGTTCCTGATGTACCACCACTGGATCTCCAGTGAATACGAGGGCGTTCCCGCCCCTCTGAAGGAGCAGGCCATCTCCACGTCCTGACCTCTCTGGGCAGTCATATCATGAGGCACCTCCGTGAACATGGCTGGACAGACAGAAGAAGATACAGATGAAAAATGGTGTATGGCATACAGTGCCGGTAGAAGAGTGCGTATGAAGATGATGCCCTAGAGCAGTTTTACCAGAATAGTTTTTCTGGGTttagtagacacacacacatacatacatacatacacacacaaccgttcaaaagtttggagtcacccaaacaattttgtgttttcctgaaaagtacACTTATTCACCAAACATACGTTGTGAAaggaatagaaaatagagtcaagacattgacaaggatagaaataatgatttgtatttgaaataagattttttttacatcgaacttgctttcgtcaaagactctccatttgcagcaattcagcattgcagacctttggcattctagctggtaatttgttgaggtaatctggagaaattgacccacgcttccagaagcagctccccaagttggattggttggatgggcacttcttgcgtaccatacggtcaagctgctccacaacagctcaatggggtcagatctggtgactgcgctggcactccattaccgatagaatacagctgcctgcttctgctctaaatagttcttgcacaatttggaggtgtgtttagggtcattgtcctgttgtaggatgaaattggctccaatcaacgcgctgtccactgggtatggcatggcgttgcaaaatggagtgatagcttccttattcagaatccctttaccctgtacaaatctcccaccttaccagcaccaaagcaaacccagaccatcatattacctccaccatgcttaacagatggagtcaggcattcttccagcatcttttcatttgttctgcgtctcacaaacgttctttgtgatccaaacaccaaACTTGGATCATCATCCGTCCACaaacttttttccagtcttctctgtccaatgtctgtgttctttgcccatcttaattttttctttaattggccagtctcagatatggctttttctttgccactctgccctgaagcccagaatcgcGCAGTcgctcttcactgtagatgtgacactggtgttttgcgggtactatttatgagatgccagttggggacctgtgcgGCGTtgttctcaaactagagactctaatgtacttatcttcttgcagTTGTGCAACGcagcctcccacttctttttctactctggttagagcctgtttatgctgtcctctgaagggagtagtacaaccgttgtaggaaatcttcaatttcttagcaatgtctcgcatggatagctacatttctaaggacaagaatagactgttgagtttcagatgaaaggtCTCTTTTtcggccattttgagcgtttaattgaccccacaaattgATACTCCAGAAaccaatctgctcaaaggaaggtcagtttgtagcttctgtaacgacctaaactgttcagatgtgtgaacatgattgcacaagggttttctaatcatcaattagccttctgagccaatgagcaaacacattgtaccattagaacactggagtgatagtgctggaaatgggcctctatacacctatgtagattatgcaccaaaaaccagataTTTGCAGCTAAAATAGTcattaccacattagcaatgtatagagtgtatttttcaaagttaagactagtttaaagttatcctcattgaaaagtacagtgctttcctaaaaaataaggacatttcaatgtgaccccaaacttttgaacggtagtgtatatatttctcaaaatgaatgtatttttgttattatgaatacacaaacacataacataatgtataaatacttaaaataaatcaattgtTCATAATACTGCCTGTAATTGTAGTTTTTCTGTCTGaaatgtgtggtgttgtggagCAGCAGCTGGGCCTTTCCGGCTGTATCAAGCCTTGCCCTGGCTTTGATGTGTAATTAGCACTTTCTGTTAATAGTTTGTAtgttctctgtgttttctccggGTTCTCTGGTTTCCCCTACCACTTAATTGAAAgctgctttggataaaagcgtcagctaaatgacaggTAATGTAATTATCACACGTTAGACCTTGCTACTGAGGTTAACTGGTCTTGTCATTTGGAGGCTCACAGAGCCAAATGTATCTGTAATATTGCTTAAATGAGAAAGTAGACAAGTAAAtctacattttgacattttctatgAGAAATAAGAATTGTGGCCATGAGAGCAAGGTAAAGAGAAAGTTTTAAGACAatgttctctctcctctgcactGTAGCTGTGACACCACTCACACTAAGCAGCTctttaaaatgcagaaaaaagcaTAAAGAAGCACtaaagtcttttgtttttttaaagataatttttggccattttttgacaggacagagtAGCCATGAAAGGGGACATGCAGACATTTGTCAAattaagtgataaaaagtcatagtttaatagcatgtcaaaaaaagtgataaaatagtcataaagaaaaaaaatcataagtaATAGCATAGCAAGTTGAAAATGGTcctagtatagtttgtcaaaataacTGATAGAAAGtcatagcatgtcgaaaaagtgacaaaaagtcatagtataatatatcgaaaaaagtgataaaaaggtcattgtatagtatgttgaaaaaatgtatgaaaaaagtcatagtataataggctatgttgaaaaaagtgataaaaaagtcttaatatagtaagtcataaaaagtcataaaaaagtcagtgCATAGAATGTTGAAGGTATGtgatgtatgttgaaaaaactcatGGTATAGTATATCTAAAAAAGTCTTAAGAAGTCAAAGTATAGCAAGTTAATAATTTGGCCTAGCATAGTTTGCCGAATTAAGTGAAAAAgtagtcatagtataacatatTAAAAAAGTCGAAAAAAAGGGATTATGAAATCATAGTATGACATGTcgtaaaaagtcaaaaaagtcttaagaaatcatagtatagcaagtTAAAAATAGTCCTAGTACAGGTTGtcaaaataagtgataaaatagtcatagtaggctatgtcaaaaaaaagtattaaaatagggttagtatagtatgtgaaaaaaggggtaaaaaagtcaagtatagtatgttgaaaaaagtcatgaaaaagtcatagtatagtatatcaaaaagtTCATAAGAAGTAATAGTACAGCAAGTTTGTCGAAATaactgataaaaagtcatagtatagcatgtcaaaaaagtgacaaaaagtcatagtataatatatcaaaaaaagtgataaaaaggtcatagcatagtatgtcaaaactaTCAAtattatagcatgttgaaaaaagtgataaaaaagtcatagtacagtatattgaaaaaaattcatagtatagtatgtcaaatgaAATTCATAAGAAGTAATAGCATAGCAAGTTGCAAATAGTCCTAGTGTAGTTTGTGaaataagtaataaaaaaagtgatagtatagcatgacataaaaaagtgaaaaaggcaAAACATAGTAGGTTGAAAATAAAggcttagtatagtatgtcaaaaaaagtcctagtacaGCAAGTTGAAAATAGCACTAGtatagtttttcaaaataagtgataaaaacatTATGGCATAATAtatcgaaaaaagtgattaaaaagtcatagtatagtatgttgaaaaatgtgatgaaaaggtcatagtatattgaaaaaaagtcatagtatagtatgtctaaaaaaatcacaagaagtcatggtatagcaagTTGAAAgtatattttgtcaaaaaagtgataacaaagtcatagtataatatattaaaaaagtgataaaaaagtcatagtttaatatattaaaaaagtgataaaaaaagtcatagtatagtatgtccaaaaaaatcaCAAGAAGTCATTGAACAAGAAGTACAAGAAATACTCGTAGTATAGTCTGTtgaaataagtgataaaaagtaattgtatagcatgtcaaaaaaattgataaaaaagtcatagcataataAATCGAAAGaaaagtggtaaaaaagtcaaagtatagtatgttgaaaaaattgattaaaaaaagtcatagtataataggctatgttaaaataagtgataaaaagtcatagtatagtatgtcgaaaaagtgataaaaaagtcatagtataacatattaaaaaagtgataaaaaaagtcatagtatagtatgttgtaaaaggtCATGACAACAGTGTATAGAATGTCgacaaaagtcatattatagtatgttgaaggCATATGATTGCATATTGAAAAAAGCATtacaaaagttatagtatggtctgtttaaaaaaatcctaGGAAGTAATAGCATAGTAAGTTAAAAAttagtcctagtatagtatttcgaaaaagtcataaaatagaCATGGTATAGaacttcaaaaaaagtgataaaaaagtaatttgttgtatgttgaaaaagataaaataggcatagtatagtatgtcaaaaaagttatgaaaaagtcatggaaTAGCATTTTTTAGTATAGTCATAGTCATTTAgtcaagtcatagtatactatgtcgaaataagaaaaaaagtcattgtgtagtatgtccaaaaaaatcaCAAGAAGTCATATTATAGCAAGTTGAAAATACTCTTAGTATAGTCTGAtgaaataagtgataaaaagtcattgtatagcatgtcgaaaaaatgtataaaaaagtcatagcataatatattgaaaaaagtgattaaaaaaagtcatagtatagtatgttgaaaaaagtgataaaaaagtcatagtatagtatgtcatgaaaagtcatgaaaaagtcagtGTATAGAATGTTGAAGGTATGTGATTGTACGtcaaaaaaactcatagtatagtgtgtctaAAAAAGTCTTAAGAAGTCAAAGTATAGCAAGTTAAAAATGGTCCTAGTATAATTTGTCGAAATAAGTgaaaaaaagagtcatagtatagtaagtcgaaaaaaagtgattatgAAATCATAGTATGACATAtcttaaaaagtagtaaaaagttTTAggaaatcatagtatagcaagtAAAAAATAGTCCTagtacagtttgtcaaaatgagtgataaaagagtcatagtaggcgaagtaaaaaaaaagtgataaaaagtcatagtatagtggctatgtcaaaaaaagtgataaaaaaggcagagtatagtatgtgaacAAAAAGATAGAAcggtcatagtattgtatgtcaaaacaatcatctaaaagtcatagtatagcattttgaaaaaaagtcatcgtattgtatgtcgaaataaggaataaaaaagtcatagtatagtatgtctaaaaaatcataagtagtagtagtatacagtggcttgaataagtttacatacccatgTTAAAACGAGGAATTAAAAAAGCATCTTTtggtaattgaaaaaaaaagtaggaaaatTTGGTTTgaatttgcattgagagattatcttttggaaagttccccatgcatGGGAGTGTAAACTTTTTCAAGCCCCtgtattttatgaaaataagtGATACAAAGTGATagaatagcatgttgaaaacaaGTAATAAAACGTCATtgcataatatgtcaaaaaagtgataaaaagtcatagtatagcatgttgaaaaaagtgataagaaagttatagtatataataaaaaagggattaaaaagtcatagtattgtatgttgtaaaaggtcatgaaaaaaatcagtgtatagaatgtcgaaaaagtcctattatagtatgtcaaaggcATAtgattgtatgtcgaaaaaagcaaaaaataagtcatagtatagtaggtctaaaaaagtcataagaaGTCATTATATAGCAAGttgaaaatttcaaaaaaagtgataaaaaagtcatggtataatatataaaaaagtgataacgTCAAAACTagtcatattatagcatgtAGAGAAAAATTCATAAGAAATAATAGCTTAGCAACTTGAATATAGTCctagtatagtttgttgaaatacGTGATAAAACGTCATTGtataatatatcaaaaatagcgataaaaaagtcttagtatagtatgtcaaaactagtcatattatagcatgacaaaaaggtcataaaaaagtcatagtacagcatgtcaaaatagtcatagtatagtatgttgaaaaagtgattaaaaaaagtcatagtatagtatgttgaaaaaagtcatattatggtATGTTAAGAAAAAGTCATAAGAAGTCCtagtatagtttgtcgaaaTAAGTGATGAAAATCCATTGtttagcatgtcgaaaaaagtgagaaaaagtcatagtatgatatattaaaaaaagtgataaaagtcaaaACTAGTCATATTA from Etheostoma spectabile isolate EspeVRDwgs_2016 chromosome 7, UIUC_Espe_1.0, whole genome shotgun sequence includes the following:
- the vstm2la gene encoding V-set and transmembrane domain-containing protein 2-like protein, encoding MGAFRVLLGSLHYMGLYMQLSVSTTRAGHGEVENHISGNAMFTEVPHDMTAQRGQDVEMACSFRGAGTPSYSLEIQWWYIRNHVDWTDRQPWTTNELSPEKEMPKDATKISVVKVVGSNISHKLRLSRVKPSDEGTYECRVIDFSDVAGARHHRVRAYLQVVPESNIIDSNHNENFEALDDTKGGVAFVNGADLESHGGAKVHAHGHHQNPGHPQEHDKRPSSPAHHGHSHSGSSQQHKAGRDLKKRDVDSNHSHNDCTNEPSCAL